The Syntrophobotulus glycolicus DSM 8271 DNA window AGCCTTATCCCTCAAATTTTCAAGAAAAGTCTTTTGAATAAAATGAACTAACACCAATGGGGACATGATCATCTTTGAGCAACTAACTCCGGCTGAAATCGGGCAAAATTTGAGAACAGATTTGATTTAACCATTCCTTTTCATTCAGATCATTGCTGAGCAGACCCATAGCTTTCTGCTGTTTCAAGTAAGTGGAGATATTCTCCTTGGCATTCCTGACCCCGGGCATCCACATATAATCTTCGGCAGTCTGCACAATCTGATTGGCATCGCCCTCAACATATTTTTTCTCCCTTACCAGCTCTAATGCCTCGCTCTGATTTTCAGACATCCATTGGGCCCCTTTAAGCCAGGCCCGAATCAAAGCAAAGGCCTGCTCAGGCCGTTCATTCAGGAAACCGCCTTCCAGCCCGACAAAGCTGGCATAGAAATGCCGGTAGGCGCCTAAGCTTTGATCATTAGTTTCGCTTGAACTGCCGAACAATACCCGCAGGTCCTTATTTTCTTCTGCTGTTTCCGGATCTGCCTGCTCAGGGATACTGATTGCATCCACTTCTCCTTTGAATAAAGCGTCTTCCAACTGATCACTGCTGTAAATTTTCCACTGAATATCTTTTTTCAGGTCCAAGCCCGCACTTTCTAATACAGAGGATCCAATCACCATCCCTGCGTTGCCCTCGGCATCTGTTCCGATCGTCTTTCCCTTTAAATCTTTTACTGAAGTCAAGCCTGATTTGGCGGCTGAAACAATCTGGACGCATTCGCTGTGCAAGCCCGCCGCGAGCTTAAGATCAAGCCCTTGCTCCAAAGCCTTGAATATTCTGTAATCACAGGTTAGACCGTGAATTTCCCGCCGGGACAACTGCTGTATTGAAGAGGGGAAATCCGCTTTGACCAATTCCACCTCAAGCCCGCTCTCCTTAAAATACCCGTTTTCAGCCGCAACGAACAGAGGAGCCTCATAGACCTCTCCCTGGTAAGCGATCCTGATTTTTTGCCCCGACTCACCGGCTTTCGGAACATTGCACCCGCTCACGAGAAGCATTCCTGCAATCAGGAGAAAGCCGATCAGGAATAACCTGGAATTTTCCAAAAACTTCAAAGCGCTCCACCTCTCATAAGGTCGTTCATTGTCTTAGTATTCACTGTTCAAAAATTCTTCAAATCCAACCCTGATGATCTTTTTTTCCGCCAAGCCCATCAGAAGGTCTACCCCCAGGCCTAACAGGGCAATCACAGTTGCTGAAGCAAATATCCTCAAGATGTCGTAATTCTCCTGGCTGTTGAGGATCAGCCAGCCCAGACCCGAACTGCTGCCCATCATTTCCGCGGCAATCAGCATGAAAAAGGAATAACCCGCACTGAGCCTCAGACCCACGAATATGGCCGGTCCGGCGCTGGGCAGCACGATTTTATAAAAAAGACTCAGTCTGTTTAACCCAAATCCCCTTGCTGCTTTTAACAGGTAAGGGTTAGTATTCTGGATGCCTGAGATCGTACTGAAAATGATCGGCCAGATACATACCCAGGCAATAATGCTTACTTTGGTGGCTTCTCCTATACCCAGAAATAACATGATGAGATGAAAAAGAATAAAAGGATTGGTCTGGGAAAAAAACTCCAGTAAGGGACCCAAAGCAAGCTGCAGCCTTTTAAACCATCCCCCCAGCAGGAAGCCGAGCGGAATCCCAATCACCATAGCAATAAGAAAACCAAGGAAAGCCCGGAAGATACTGATCTCCATATGCTTGAGCAAGACCCCGTCCATCAGCATCTCCCAGGTTTTTCCCAGAACCTTTGTCACCGGCGGGATAAAAAGGGGATTAACCAGTTTTAATCTGCTGACCGTTTCCCAGACCAACAAGAATACCGCGATGGAAATGTATTTAGAAAAAGGCGCCGTTATACGCTTCATCTCTTTTCTCTCCCTTGCACCCGGTTGGTTATCCCTAAATCTGTCCGGAGCATTCATTTTAAAAGCTGCTCCCGCCCCGGTACATTTGCAAATGATCATGATTCTCCACGGAGTTCAGCTCGTCATTAGCTTTTTTAACCTGTTGGGCACCAACCGCCAAAACAGCCAGAACAGCCAGGACCAGTACGGTCGTTTGCATTCTGTTCAAGTGCTTGGGCTTTTTTGTTCCTATATTCAGGTGGAAAACATCATAGGCTTCTTTCCAAAAAAACACCCTGTTCTGCAGAAAATATAAACATCTGTTTAAGATTACCCCCAGAATTACAATACATAAAGATGCCGCATAAATCCTGGGAATATGGTAGTTCATGGCCGAATTGTGCATCAGCCAGCCCAGCCCCGCACTCGCCCCGATCATTTCCGCGGCGATCAGCATAAAAAAGGACATTTCCACACCGACCCTGATCCCGCTAAAAACCGAAGGGGCCGCCGCAGGAAGGAGGACTTTGATCAACAGCTCCTTCCTGGAGGCATTCATGGCCGCAGCAGTCTTGATCAGAACCGGATCGACGGTTTTGACCCCATTAAGAGTATGGAACAGGACAGGCCATACACAAACCCAGGCAATTACGGCAATCTTGGCACTTTCACCGATCCCGAAGAAAAGGATAAAAACAGGCATCAGAGAAAAAGGATTAACCTGGCCCAGCAGCCTGAATAACGGATTCAGAGCTTCCCTCAGGGATGGGAACCATCTTCCCAGTATAAATCCCAAAGGGAGGGCAATCAAAGTCCCCGCGATTAATCCGTTAAGGGTCCTCCAAAGGCTGACCATGATATGGGTAAACAATCCTCCCTTAACCCAAAGTTCCCCCACACTTTGCAATACAACCGAAAGGGACGGGACAAATTGTTGATCAAGCCAGCCGAGAGAAGGGGCAATCTGCCAAAGGAGCAGAAAAATTGCCATCCCAATATATTTATTGAACAGAAAACCTATTTTCTTTTTTGTCAGCTCCATGAAATAACCGCCTTTGCCCGCCAAAAGAGAGGATCGGAGGCTCCCGAAAAATCGGGTTTATCACACTCCCTTTTGCCCATTGCCGTGATGCCATTTAAACTCATTACTTTTTCGTTTCGTTGCCATACTGTTCAAAAACATGAACCACCAGGTCACTGGCTTTTACCTTGCCTACAGGAATGACTTTATTGTCTTCCAACTGTTTAATCCAAGGAATGAGATCATTTTCATCGATCGTTGTATCGTCCGCATACCAGTGATTACCGGTTACAGGAATTCCAATGGCATCCGAGACCCACTGGGCCACCTGATCGGGATGTTCATCGGCATATTTCTGGCCCTTGCTGATGGCCCTGACAAAGCGTTTTACCGTATCAGGATTTTGATTAATAAAATCTTCGGTGAAATAATAGGCGGTCAGTCCGGCCAGCGATCCCAGCCCTGTTTCAAAAGAATCGGCAATCCTTATCGCCCCGGCATCCTCCATGCCCTTATAGAATGGGGGATGGACAGGCGAGACATCGACCAGTCCCTGTTTCAGGGCTTGAATAGCCTGGATATCCGGCATCGTCACCCACTCGATTTTATCTTTTGGAATGCCGTATTTATCAAACAGAGTGTTGGTCAGGAAGTCCGTGCAAGTATTTGTGGTGATGATGGAAAACTTAATCTTGCCCGGGAAATTTTTCAGGTCGGCGATACTTTTGATTTCCGGGTGTTTGGTCGGATTCACAAAAAACCACATGTGGCGGAATTTCGGGTCAACACTCTCATCAGGTTCAATAATTCCCCTGCTGACCCCTTTCAGCTTGGCTCCCCCTGCCACCGCAACGGCCAGCTGATTCGGATGGACCGAAGCGACATCATTGTTGCCGTTGATGATAGACGGAATCTGCTGGTTTGGCTGCAATTCACCGGTAAATACCAGTTTAATCCCTTCTTCTTTAAAATAGCCCAGCTTATCAGTCACCAGCCAGGGAGCAAGCGAACAATCCTTCCTGGTCCAGGTCTTGAGGACCGTTAACCCTTCATCATTTCCCGCTGCCGCCTGACCGCCGCCGACAGTAGCCGTGACTTCAGACGGAGTCTGTTCGATCGTCCTCCCTCTGTAGGCCCCTATGGCGATACCTGCAATAACTACCAAAGAAACCGCTATAATTGCAATCGTTTTCCCTTTTTTTTCGAGCGACATCAATGTTACCCCCTTTAATGGTTTTATCTTTATCTTTTTCTTTCTCTGCAAATCGGTGCCCTGTTTACTCTATTCCCGATAGTTGATCTTAGTTTTCATCCCGTAATCCCCCTTCCCATTGATCATCATCAAAATCTTCAATCGGTTATTTTCGTTTCTTTTAAAAAGAAACAGAATCTTTCCACTTGACGATTTTTCTCTCCAGAAGTCTGAACAATCCGTTAATAACTAAGCCAAGCAAGGATATAACCACCGTAGCCGCATAAAGTACGGGGATCTGGTAATTGGTCTGGGCATTCCAGACCAGCCAGCCTAAGCCTCTGCTGGCCCCGATCATTTCAGCGGCGATCAGCATGAAGAAAGCTATTCCGGAGCTCATCTTAATTCCTGTGAAAATATAGGGAAGGGAAGATGGGAAAACTACTTTACGAAATATGGTCAGCCTCTTGGCACCCATTGACTTGGAAGACTTGATCAGGAGCGGGTCAACCTCTCTAACCCCAGTAATGGTATTGAAAAGAATAGGCCAGAGGGATACCCAGAAAATCATCGTCACCTTAGAAACCTCACCTATTCCCAGAATAAGAATAAATATGGGGAAGAGTGAGAAAGGATTAAACTGCCCCAAAAAGAACAGGACCGGCTTGACAATTCTTTCAAAGGTTTTGAACCCGCCTCCCAGCAAAACACCTAAAGGTATGCCGATGATAATGGCAAACAGGAAACCTAAAACCGTTCTTTCCAGACTGACCAGAATATGCCCGAAAATCAATCCGTCTTCCGCCAAGCCGATAAGGGTGGTGATGATGGTCGAAGGCGCGGCCACAAAATTCTGATTGATCACATTTGTCCGGCACCCTATTTCCCATAAAATCAGAAATGAGATCACTGAATAGCTTTTGGTCAATTGCGCCGGGATTCTGCCTAAGGATATTTTTTTATCTGCCATTTTATCTCCTTTCATTCCAAACAATCATACAAAGCGTAATTTTGCCTAATCTAAATATCCACATCTTCTTTCCAGGTGATGACGGATGATTCGATCAAGGCAATCAAATAATTGATCGCATAGCCAAGCAAGGCAATGACCAGGACCCCTACAAAAAGGCGGGGAATCACATTATTATTGGAGGAGTTATAGATCAGCCACCCCAAGCCGGCGCTCGAACCAAGCATTTCTGCCGCAATAATCATCAGAAAAGAAGTCCTCGCCCCCATCTGCAGCCCCGTGAAAATGGAACGGGCCGCCCCGGGCAAGATTACCTTGGCAAATATGATGAGCTTCCCGGCGCCCATGGATCTTATACTTTTGATTAGGAGAGGATCGACATTTTTTACTCCGGATATGGTATTGAAAAAGACTGGCCAGATCGCGGACCAGAAAATGATGGCCAACTTGGCCGTCTCTCCGATTCCAAAGGCAAGAATAAAGATCGGGAAAAGAGAGAACGCATTAATCTGGCCGAAAATATTCAATAAAGGATGAAGAAAAACCGTTACTTTGGGGAACCACCCACCAAGGATAAAGCCGAGCGGTACCGCTACCCCGATTGCCATTAATAGGCCGACTAAGACTCTGAACAGGCTAGTCGTGGTATGAATGAACAGATCGCCGGTTATGGAAATCTTATAGGCCTCAACCAGGATATCAGAAGGGGGCGGGATAAACTGGGGATCGATCCAGCCCAGGCTGGGTCCTGCCTGCCAGACAGCAAAGAACAGGATAAAACCATAATAATCGATGAACTTTTCATGGATTGCCCGTATCGTATTCTTAATCATAATTTTCCCCTTTTTAAGTGGAATGCCTGAAAATATGGAAAGCCTGAAAATAAAAGAGGTTAAATGCCCTTTTCAATAAAAAACATTTAACCTCCGGTTGATCCAGTCAGTTAAATTTAAGTTTATTTAATTGGTTCTGTTGATTAAAGTACCGTACTTGAAGAAATTTCTTCAGCAAGATCAATGCTGTCTTGTTTTTCATTCTTATTAATCTCAGACTGACCATTGTTTAATGATTCCCAGACCTTATGCCTGATCCAGCTGAATTCCGTAGAAGCTTTTAGATCGCCCACCCGTCTGGGTCTTGGCAGTTTAATCTCGATGATCTCTTTGATTGTGCCCGGATTTACACTCATTACGGCGACTCTGTCGGCAAGGGCTACCGCCTCATCAATGCTATGGGTTACAAAGATAATGGTTTTGCTTGTCTCCTCCCAAATTCTGAGAAGCTCATCCTGTAACGCCTCCCTGGTCTGAGCGTCAACAGCGGCAAATGGTTCATCCATCAGCAACACTTCAGGATCATAAGCTAGGGCCCTGGCAATCGCCACCCTTTGTTTCATCCCCCCCGACAATTCATAAGGGAATCTGTCTTCAAAGCCGCTGAGACCGACAAGATCGATAAACTTGGTGCTAATCTCTTTCCGCTGATTTTTCGGTACCTTCTTGATCTCAAGCCCCATCTCCACATTCTGCCTTACCGTTCTCCACGGCAGGAGAGCATAGCCCTGCAGGACAATGCCGCGATCCAAATCGGGTCCGGTAATCTTTTTATTGTCAATAAAGATGTCCCCTGAGTTTTGCTTGGATAACCCCGCAATAATATCCAGAAGAGTTGATTTCCCGCAGCCGCTGGGACCTACTATCGTAATAAATTCTCCTTTGTTGACTACAAGATTGACATCTTCTATTGCTAAAAACTGATTTTTCCCATCTTCCCTGGTGCTATTAATTTCGTAAACCTTGCTTAAGCTTTGTATGACAATCTTATTCTCCGGATTCCAGCCCTCTGAAACTCCGTTTTCCTGTAATTTGGTGCTCATCAAAATCCAACCTCCTTTTTATCATAAAATAAGGCCGAGAATTTAACATTCCATCTGTTAAAAACTCAGCCTCCAGATCTCCTGGTCAACTATCTTTCAATTTACACTAATCCTATATACTTTATATATATTAGTTTACATTTTAATTCCTTAGAAGATCAAAGTCAATAGTACTTTTTTAATAAGTGCATACTTTGTTTTATTGATATGAATATAGCTAAAAGATGATTCACCGTTACTTTACATAATTTACAACATTCAAGTTTCTGCTGACCGGTTCCTGGTCTGGGTCGGCATCATAACCGACGATCAGACAGGCAATGCTGCGGTATCCTTCCGGAATTCCTATTTCTTGTTTTATCTTTTTTCCGCTATCGGTCTCCAGAAACCTGGTTGGTGAAACAAGATACCGTGAGCCAAGTCCCAAAGAGGTAGCGGCCAATGTCATGTTTTCCACTGCTATGGCAGAGTCCTGTTCAGCAAATTGATAATCTGCGGGGGTAGATACAACAATTAAAGTCGGGGCATTGTACAGGGGAAAACGATTAACCGGTGAAGTTTGAAGGCTGAGCACGCTATCATTAATTTGCCGGAGAATTTCTTCATTCTGAACAACCGTAAAATGCCGGTTCTGAGTATTTCTTGCGGTAGGCCCGGCGATACCGGCGAAAATAATACTCTCCAGATCTTGCCCCTTTACCTGCTCAGTGGTATAGCTTTTTGTGCCCTTTCTTTTGTGAATTGTTTCAATGGTTTGATTCATCTCGTTCTTCTCCTTGTTTATTAATTTATTTATTTTGGGGGTTTCGAGATCCAACTCTGTCTCCATAGCTTCCTGTGCATAGCGTTTGGCCTCATCAAGATCTTGCTTCGACAGCATTGAGTCCCGCAGCTCACTGAATTCTTTACCAATCAGGTCGTTTAAAAGGCGAAAAGTCAGTGACTTTTCCTCCAGCTCGGCTTTCATAAAACGAATGCAGCCATAGCATTCAGGATTACGTACCACATGCTTTCGTACGTCAATACCATGCCACCGGGCCAGAAGACGCATCCCCAAAAGCAAAGGCTCCCGAACCAGCCGGAACCACCAGTGTAATTCATAGCATTTCAGGGCAAGCTGAAGTGCACAATTTTTGCAAATAATACGCGGAGTTTGCTGGTTACTATTCAACAATATTCGGAGACTCTCCTTTCCCGGGCTCAAATAGAAATCTTAACATACTTGAATCCTTTACTTCGCATTCCTTTTATCCTCTACCCTCTCTCACTCTGAAAGAGCAGTCCGAAACAGAAAAAAGAAAACAATCTAATAAAGTAATTTAACAATATGGAAAGGAAAAAGCAAACTAAAATAAAAAGAGACTGAATATCAGTCTCTAGATCTACTAGTCAACTTGCCAAACCCAAGTATTCCTATGTATTTTATGTGTTTGCTTTTTTACATTATCATATCTTTTTTAAGTTGTCAATCGGATTCAGAGACAGCTTCAAAGATAGATATTGTACTTGATTGACATGTCAGATAAATCCATAATATAATAATTAATATTATTATTCATATGATATATCACATGAAGCAAGCTGAAAAAGCGCCATTTTGATCGGCTGAGCTTCGTTACAGTTGACTAGCTGTCTAGAGACTGAACTGCCGGGGAACACCCTGAAGGTTCAGTTTTAATTTTTTATCAGGAGGAAAATAAGATGTTGAAAGTTGCGGTCGCAAGCACTGACGGAATCCATATCAATGAGCATTTTGGCCGGGCAAGTGAGTTTATGATTTATGAGGTGGATGAAGAGGGCAAATACTCTCTGATCGAAAACCGGAAAAACAATCCCCACTGCCCCGGTGACCGCCATGTCACCCATGTAGCCGATACTATAGCGGATCAGCTCTCCGATGTCCAGGTCATTCTCGTCAGCCAGATCGGCCCCGGTGCCGCCAGAACATTGAGCCAGAAGAACATCAGATCCTTTGCGTTGTCGGAAAGCATTGATAAAGCCCTTACTGTGATCGGAAAGAAGCAGAAGCTCCTGGAGAAGCCAACCCAGTTCACTGTCTGCACCAACAATAAACTTTGCGGCTGTGATCAAGATTGCCATTAACCTTTCGTCACTCGCCGCTCTCCTCTCCAATTTTCTTCAACCCAACCATAAAAATGTTTTACTTTTTCAAAAATAAAATCGGGATTCTCTTGCAATACCCGCTTTCGGTCCGCTGTCTCAGCCCAAACCGCTCCAATAGACACCACACCCGTTTCCTTTGCCGAAGCCATGTCATAGGCCATATCCCCGATATAGGCCACCTCCCGGGGAGCAAGCTTCCATAAATCCAGCACTTTTCCGATCTGCTCCGGCTTATCTGCACCGCTTACCGAGCCAGTCTGAACTACCTCGAAATATTTTCCCAGCCCTGAATACCGTAATGAAATGGCCATTGTCCCCGGCCCCTTGCCGGATACGATTCCCAGTCTTAACTTGCGCTCGGTCAATAAAGATAACAATTGCTCTATTCCGGGAAAAGGTTCCGTATATGTTTCATGAATCTTTTCATAGGCATCAAGATAGTGCTGCAAAGCTTCCTGCCAATCCCCGGGAAGAAGTTTTTTCAATACACCCTCTTCTGAAGGACCAAATAAAGATCTGATTTCCTGGTCTGTATATTCCCGTCCGGTATACCTCAGCAAGGTGCTGCGAAATCCCATGTAACATACAGGCAAGGTATTCAGGAGGGTCCCGTCCAGATCAAAAATACAACCTCTGATGTTCATGTTCGCCTGCATCTCCCTTTTGGACTAAGTAATTAAGACTACCGCTGATTTCAAAGACTCATTTTCTATTCGGGCAAGGATGAGTTAAGGATAATCTTGGACTCGAACCAATAGTCCGCAGAGCCCATATTCAGGCTGCCTGCTATCCGGGCATCCAAATTGGAATCAAAGCCTTTTAATACGGCTAAGTCCAATTGACATAACAAATTTCCCCATTTCGGATTCTTTGGGCAGGAACAGGAATCAGCAGCCGGGCAGTGAATAATGCTGTATTGCTCAGCACCGTTTTGAATGATACAGTTTTTTTGCTGACAGGAACGGACAAATCCATAGGTCGCTAAAAATGATTTTAAGTCTGCTTCTATCCCCTGTTCCTCCATGTCGTCCCGAATGGCCCTGCCTAATTTCACCCCATAAGTATGCAGCAATTCTGTTTTTCCCTGTTCTTCCCCTGCCTCTTTCTGAGCTTCCTGCAGTAAACAATCAATAGCCTTCTGAATGTTTTCTATTCTTTGGTTCATCGATGAACACTCCTTTCATGAGCCAATTCATTGTTATTCAGCAATATCATTGAGTGGTTGTTCTTTGGCGGTACATTCAATGGCTGTTATTCAACAATGTAACTGAACGGGTTCTTCGTATACCATTCCTTTTTGAACGGAAGGTTTACATTCTCTTTGAGGCTGCTCTGAAATGCGGTATTTCCCAGAGCTCTTACCGCCCGTCTTGCTACTTCAAAGACACCCCTATAGCCAAAATAATACTGGGCTTGGGCAAAAATAGGAATGGATGGTATCCCCAGCTTGGCTGCCCACACATTACTCCCGCTGTGCCCCAGCAGCAAGTCCGGTTTAGACTTATTCAGCAAATTGACCAGTTCAAAGATCTGGGTCGTGGCAATATTCACGTTTAAATCCGGGTTGTCGGCAATCAATTGAGAAAAAATATCGTCGCCAAAATGGTCATAGTGGTGCCCTCTGATCCCTACCAGCTCACACCCCAGCTCTTTTAACAGCATTCCGGTAACGGCTACCCTGATCTCTCCCCCGCTGACAAATACCTTCTTGCCTTTTAACCTGCCGGCAAAAGGTAAAAGGCCTTTTTGCAAAGCCGCGGTTTCACTCTCAATGATTCTTTGGGCCTGGGCTTCTAAATGAAATTCCCTGGCAATATCCAGAAGCCATTCATTCGTATTTTTAATCCCAATAGGCATATTGCGGATAATATAGGGAATACCAAAGCGCTCCTGTAAATGCTTCAGAAAATAGTCGTCATGAGTGGGGCAAAGACTGACGTTTAAAGCGGCCTTCGCCAATTCCTTGAAGGCCTCGGGATGGACGAAATTGGGATAAAAATTTACCCGGAGATCCAATGAATTCAGAAGTCTCTGCAGCTCCAATTCATCTGTCCGGCCAATGGAAAACGTATTATAAATATTAACTGTCCTGCTTTTTTCGTACTGTTCTCTGAGAAGGTCCAGTTCATCCGCAACAACATTTGTCTCCTCCTCATCTTCCAGATCAAAGCTCCTGGCAATCCCATGGTAAACCGCGTCATATCCTGTCGCCGATATTTTCGTTTTAAATCCTTCACAATGCGTAAGCATGACCCTGGCGGCCACATTTTTTTGAACTCTTGCCACCAATTCGTCAACATCATCCCCGATAATTCCCGGAGCACAGGTTGTCAAGACAATAATGGCCGCAGGCCTATAAAAGGAGTCCACTTCCAAAATCGCTTCTTCTAATTTTTTTTCGCCGCCATTAATAATGTCATTCTCGTCAAGATTGGTCGAAACCCAAAGCAGAGGCTTAGGCTTTATCCCCCGGGCAATCTGTCCGATCCTGAAATGATTGTCATTTTGCTGGTTGCCGCACCCTATGGGCCCGTGCATAATCAGCACCGCATCGGGAATTGTTGTCACCATGGAAAGCGCCAATCCTAATTGACAGTTGAACGTTTGGCAAAAGCTGCGATTTTTGTTGATCAGGCAGCCGCTTCCGGACTCTTTGATCAAATCACTAATCTTTCCCCCGTAAGCATTACTGGCATTTAACCTGTCTTCTCTCTTTGGCACAACCTTCTGATCAATAAGTCCCATCATCCTACCTCCTTGCCAGTAAAACATTGAATAAATCTTCGAACAGGTGCAGCCCGCCTTTGAAACCGGCATATCCTTTGTTCAGCACTGCTCTGTCCACAATGGGAAAACTGATGCTTAACGCTTTGGCTCCCAGATTACCGGCCAGTTCCAGCTCATGGGTACTTCCCAGAACAAATAAAGGGCTGAGTGCGGGTAAATACCTGTCATCACTGTAAAGGCTGCGGCCCTGGGCAAAATGACTTTGAATTTTCCCCGTATCCGTTTCGAAAACCAGTTCCGGGGCTTTGATGTTTGTAAAATCTTTAAAACTCAGGCGAAGAGTCTCTTTCTCCTCATCGGTCAAACTGTCCGTAATCACGGAAAGTTCCGGAAGCCAGCCGATCTCTTCGGCCAGAAAGCGGGTAACCGGATAACAGTAGTTGGCATTTCCGACGACGACAGCATAATTTTGCAAATCTGAATCTAAATAGGAATCTGCGACTCTCTCCATGTAGGAATAATAATTCTTCTTTTCCCGGGCAATCACCCTGTCCACCGATTGTTTATTCAAATTGAGCAATTCCGTGATTTTGTCTAAAAATTCTACCGTTGCCTGCGCTCCGATCGGAATATCTTCAACAATATAAGGTGTCCCGTGCTTTTCCTGAAAACTCTTGGCTGCCTCCAGGCCATAAACTCTGGATAACACAATATTGGCCGAAGCCGAGCCTGCACGGTATAAATTTTCCAGTGATTCATCATAGCTGTAAAATGTATTGACTTGAATTCCCAGCAAGTTCAATAATCTTTTGATTTCCTCCAAATCACCTCTGAAAAAAGGGTCAAGACCGGGAACAACACCCCAAATATTGACCAGGTTCTTCTTTTTGGACTTTGCCTTGGCTACATATTCGCTGAAAAGCGTCTCCAGAACCAGATCGTATCCTTTATAGGAGTTCCCTTTAAATCCTCCGGTATGAACATACAGAATAGGCTTGGCGGGATCTTTAAACTGACTGACCACGATTTTGGGATCATCACCAATGATTTCTGTCATACAGCCGGTAACGACGATATAAATTTCTCCCTCAATCATTTCCAAAGTTGTTGTGATCTGCTCCTTCAGTCTTTCTTCCCCCCCAAAAATGATTTCCTTCTCAGAAACATTAGAACTGGGCATGGAAAGTCCGCCGCAGAAACCTGACCCATAAAGACCGGCCGCCTGTTGCGTACTAAAAAGATTGCCGCCGCAGCCGCTGGCAGCATGAATGATCGGAACGGCGCCCGGCAAGGAGGTTATGGTCTGTAAAGCTCCGCCCAGAGTACAACTGAACCTGGGCCTTTCAATATATGGCATCTCTATACTCCTTTCCAGAAGATAAAATATAACTTCAAAGAAAGACCATCTTTCATGAAAGAAAGTATGGCCTCCAGATTTCTAGTCGGACAAACATCACTATTCCTATAGATTTTATTTTTAATTATACCGGCAAGGCAATTCCCCTGTCAAGCCATAATCCTTGGCGGAATCCTTGCTGTGGACTTCAAATCGTACTGTCTCAGTGGCTTAAATGACCGTTTTTATAGGCAAAGGCAACCAGCTGCACCCGGTTGCGCAGATGAAGTTTGGCTAAAATGTTGCGCAGGTGATTTTTGACGGTGCTTTCCGTGATATGAAGCTTCTCCCCGATATCCTTATTGCTTAGCCCCTGGCTGACCAGCTGAACAACTTCTTTTTCCCGCTCCGATAATTTATTGTCGGAAGAATCATCTTTCTGAATTGAAAATTCCTGGAGGATTTTTGTGGCCAAATTGCGGGAGATCGGTGCTTCTCCCTGCACAATACTCATGATATAATCCAGCCAGTATTCAGGCTCCATATTTTTCAGAAGATAACCCTGGGCCCCATATTTAATGGCCTCAAAAAAATCCTGCACATCATCGGAAACACTGAGAATGATAATTTTCACATAAGGCATTTCTTCTTTAAGCCGGCGGGTTGCCTCAAGTCCG harbors:
- a CDS encoding ABC transporter permease: MKRITAPFSKYISIAVFLLVWETVSRLKLVNPLFIPPVTKVLGKTWEMLMDGVLLKHMEISIFRAFLGFLIAMVIGIPLGFLLGGWFKRLQLALGPLLEFFSQTNPFILFHLIMLFLGIGEATKVSIIAWVCIWPIIFSTISGIQNTNPYLLKAARGFGLNRLSLFYKIVLPSAGPAIFVGLRLSAGYSFFMLIAAEMMGSSSGLGWLILNSQENYDILRIFASATVIALLGLGVDLLMGLAEKKIIRVGFEEFLNSEY
- a CDS encoding ABC transporter permease; protein product: MELTKKKIGFLFNKYIGMAIFLLLWQIAPSLGWLDQQFVPSLSVVLQSVGELWVKGGLFTHIMVSLWRTLNGLIAGTLIALPLGFILGRWFPSLREALNPLFRLLGQVNPFSLMPVFILFFGIGESAKIAVIAWVCVWPVLFHTLNGVKTVDPVLIKTAAAMNASRKELLIKVLLPAAAPSVFSGIRVGVEMSFFMLIAAEMIGASAGLGWLMHNSAMNYHIPRIYAASLCIVILGVILNRCLYFLQNRVFFWKEAYDVFHLNIGTKKPKHLNRMQTTVLVLAVLAVLAVGAQQVKKANDELNSVENHDHLQMYRGGSSF
- a CDS encoding ABC transporter permease, coding for MADKKISLGRIPAQLTKSYSVISFLILWEIGCRTNVINQNFVAAPSTIITTLIGLAEDGLIFGHILVSLERTVLGFLFAIIIGIPLGVLLGGGFKTFERIVKPVLFFLGQFNPFSLFPIFILILGIGEVSKVTMIFWVSLWPILFNTITGVREVDPLLIKSSKSMGAKRLTIFRKVVFPSSLPYIFTGIKMSSGIAFFMLIAAEMIGASRGLGWLVWNAQTNYQIPVLYAATVVISLLGLVINGLFRLLERKIVKWKDSVSF
- a CDS encoding ABC transporter permease, with protein sequence MIKNTIRAIHEKFIDYYGFILFFAVWQAGPSLGWIDPQFIPPPSDILVEAYKISITGDLFIHTTTSLFRVLVGLLMAIGVAVPLGFILGGWFPKVTVFLHPLLNIFGQINAFSLFPIFILAFGIGETAKLAIIFWSAIWPVFFNTISGVKNVDPLLIKSIRSMGAGKLIIFAKVILPGAARSIFTGLQMGARTSFLMIIAAEMLGSSAGLGWLIYNSSNNNVIPRLFVGVLVIALLGYAINYLIALIESSVITWKEDVDI
- a CDS encoding ABC transporter substrate-binding protein — protein: MSLEKKGKTIAIIAVSLVVIAGIAIGAYRGRTIEQTPSEVTATVGGGQAAAGNDEGLTVLKTWTRKDCSLAPWLVTDKLGYFKEEGIKLVFTGELQPNQQIPSIINGNNDVASVHPNQLAVAVAGGAKLKGVSRGIIEPDESVDPKFRHMWFFVNPTKHPEIKSIADLKNFPGKIKFSIITTNTCTDFLTNTLFDKYGIPKDKIEWVTMPDIQAIQALKQGLVDVSPVHPPFYKGMEDAGAIRIADSFETGLGSLAGLTAYYFTEDFINQNPDTVKRFVRAISKGQKYADEHPDQVAQWVSDAIGIPVTGNHWYADDTTIDENDLIPWIKQLEDNKVIPVGKVKASDLVVHVFEQYGNETKK
- a CDS encoding ABC transporter substrate-binding protein, with amino-acid sequence MKFLENSRLFLIGFLLIAGMLLVSGCNVPKAGESGQKIRIAYQGEVYEAPLFVAAENGYFKESGLEVELVKADFPSSIQQLSRREIHGLTCDYRIFKALEQGLDLKLAAGLHSECVQIVSAAKSGLTSVKDLKGKTIGTDAEGNAGMVIGSSVLESAGLDLKKDIQWKIYSSDQLEDALFKGEVDAISIPEQADPETAEENKDLRVLFGSSSETNDQSLGAYRHFYASFVGLEGGFLNERPEQAFALIRAWLKGAQWMSENQSEALELVREKKYVEGDANQIVQTAEDYMWMPGVRNAKENISTYLKQQKAMGLLSNDLNEKEWLNQICSQILPDFSRS